One genomic segment of Pseudomonas sp. RU47 includes these proteins:
- a CDS encoding LysR family transcriptional regulator, protein MDWSDVRIFLAIARSGSLGAAAKLLGVSHPTVGRRLQVLEQSSGQPIFLRTTQGLVLTDSGEKLLSLAQEMEQSALAIERRLAGDSAQPEGVLRISCADWFACYVLAPVLSELGRRYPLIVPEVIAGHRLFDLARRDADIAFRIVPFTEPDIVHRKLISLSYGLYTAVGSADPEPQGEGVGLITMSVAQSHYPDVQWLQQRYPLARTLFTSSSRTVQAQMCTQGQGVAVLPRALGDQLTALRLIDPHEPPPGRDIWMGYHQDMRQMDSLRALADLASIMIGNQACG, encoded by the coding sequence ATGGACTGGAGTGATGTGCGGATCTTTCTCGCGATTGCCCGCAGTGGGTCATTGGGCGCTGCTGCCAAGCTGTTGGGTGTTAGCCATCCGACCGTGGGGCGGCGCTTGCAGGTGCTTGAGCAGTCCAGTGGCCAGCCCATTTTCCTGCGTACCACCCAAGGTTTGGTACTGACCGACAGCGGAGAGAAGCTGCTCAGCCTAGCGCAGGAAATGGAGCAGAGTGCGTTGGCCATCGAAAGGCGCCTGGCGGGCGACAGCGCCCAGCCAGAAGGTGTGTTGCGCATTTCTTGCGCTGACTGGTTTGCCTGTTATGTGCTGGCCCCCGTCCTCAGTGAACTGGGGCGACGTTACCCTCTGATTGTGCCTGAGGTTATCGCCGGGCATCGATTGTTTGACCTGGCTCGTCGCGACGCCGATATCGCGTTTCGAATCGTCCCTTTCACCGAACCCGATATTGTTCACCGCAAGCTGATCTCCCTGAGCTATGGGTTATACACGGCCGTCGGATCTGCTGATCCCGAGCCACAGGGCGAGGGGGTTGGTTTGATTACCATGAGTGTTGCCCAGTCTCATTATCCCGATGTGCAGTGGCTGCAGCAGCGTTACCCTCTGGCGCGTACCTTGTTCACCAGTAGCAGCCGCACAGTCCAGGCGCAAATGTGCACGCAGGGGCAGGGCGTTGCCGTATTGCCCCGCGCCTTGGGTGACCAATTAACGGCGCTGCGGTTGATTGATCCGCACGAGCCGCCACCGGGTCGCGACATATGGATGGGCTACCACCAGGACATGCGCCAGATGGACAGCCTTCGTGCTCTTGCCGATCTTGCTTCCATCATGATCGGCAATCAGGCATGCGGTTGA
- a CDS encoding MFS transporter: protein MPKTKVAPPEPRRWLMFTILLVGAFLPPLDFFIVNVALPSIQQSLGTASSAEQLIISSYAALYAVTLITGGRLGDIYGRMRMFFVGLVGFAVASLICGVAESPWVLIAGRSLQGVTAAIMAPQALASVQAIFPDSEKPLALSLYGAVFGLASVVGQALGGILISLNLMNLGWRAIFLVNLPIALLVILVAIPVVKETHAPQTSKLDLGGTLLSMVTLAALIIPLIEGRESGWPLWAWLSLAAVPLLAWLFWRYEARLHQAQGAPLLNPAALRAPGLARALLVALTFYAIGVFFLLLSIYLQGALHTSPLNAGLVFLPFGAGFLLGPLSTPQFRRFLGAYVNPVGMGLEVLGFVLLAWLVAHTPMSASPAALPLAVILFLIGFGQGLALPTLMRMITGRVAPAYSGMIAGITSSTLQISTSLSVAIIGGIFYTLLGTDTDAAAITHAFTVSILCIAACLAVGAGLSLTLTRQPATDPQTAAMHPAE, encoded by the coding sequence ATGCCTAAGACAAAAGTCGCCCCCCCGGAACCGCGGCGTTGGTTGATGTTCACCATCTTGTTGGTCGGTGCATTTTTACCGCCGCTGGATTTTTTCATCGTCAACGTAGCGCTGCCTTCAATTCAGCAATCGCTAGGCACAGCCTCCTCCGCCGAACAGTTGATCATCTCCTCGTATGCGGCGCTTTATGCCGTGACACTGATTACCGGTGGACGGCTGGGTGACATCTATGGCCGCATGAGAATGTTCTTCGTTGGTCTGGTTGGCTTTGCCGTTGCCTCACTGATCTGCGGTGTAGCCGAGTCACCCTGGGTGTTGATCGCCGGACGTTCGCTGCAAGGCGTGACGGCAGCCATCATGGCACCTCAGGCACTCGCATCAGTGCAGGCGATATTCCCCGACTCCGAAAAGCCCTTGGCACTGAGCCTGTATGGCGCGGTCTTTGGTCTGGCTTCGGTAGTCGGCCAGGCACTTGGCGGAATATTGATATCGCTCAACCTGATGAACCTGGGCTGGCGGGCGATATTTCTGGTGAATTTACCGATTGCGTTACTGGTCATCCTTGTCGCCATTCCAGTGGTCAAGGAAACCCACGCACCACAGACAAGCAAGCTGGATCTGGGCGGAACGCTATTGTCGATGGTGACGCTTGCGGCTCTGATCATTCCTCTGATCGAGGGGCGTGAATCGGGTTGGCCTTTGTGGGCCTGGCTGTCGCTTGCAGCGGTGCCGCTGCTGGCCTGGCTGTTCTGGCGCTACGAAGCCCGCCTGCATCAAGCGCAAGGTGCTCCGTTGCTGAATCCTGCCGCACTGCGCGCGCCCGGTCTTGCCCGGGCACTGCTCGTCGCCCTCACCTTTTACGCGATCGGCGTGTTTTTCCTGCTGCTTTCCATTTATCTACAGGGAGCGCTGCACACGAGCCCACTCAATGCAGGCCTCGTCTTCCTTCCTTTCGGCGCGGGATTTTTGCTGGGACCGCTTTCCACCCCTCAGTTCAGGCGTTTTCTGGGGGCATACGTCAATCCCGTCGGAATGGGGCTTGAAGTGTTGGGATTTGTGCTCTTGGCCTGGCTCGTGGCGCACACGCCGATGTCCGCCAGCCCCGCTGCGCTGCCCCTTGCCGTCATTCTGTTTCTGATCGGTTTCGGACAAGGATTAGCCCTTCCGACATTGATGCGCATGATCACAGGACGTGTGGCACCCGCATACTCCGGCATGATTGCAGGCATTACCAGCTCCACCCTGCAAATCAGCACGTCACTGAGCGTGGCAATAATAGGCGGCATTTTCTACACCCTTCTAGGCACGGATACGGACGCGGCTGCCATCACCCACGCTTTCACCGTCTCCATACTCTGCATCGCAGCATGCCTGGCGGTAGGCGCGGGATTGAGCCTTACCCTGACGCGCCAACCTGCTACTGATCCGCAAACGGCGGCCATGCACCCAGCAGAGTGA
- a CDS encoding SDR family oxidoreductase, translating into MSGKFANQVAVVTGASTGIGFAIAQGLIAEGAKRVYITGRSAATLEAAVAKLGDRVVAVISDVASQADLDKLKATIEARDDQLDSVFANAGICEKNPLGETTEAAYFNMFDINVKGVFFTVQTLMPLLKNGASIVLTASICSSNGMEGLSLYNASKAAVRSFARTWANELKGRKIRANVLSPGFTRTPLMDNGLKMSESDIAALRQHVEQITPLGYMAQPEEIASSALFLASADAKYVNGVELMVDGGLSQI; encoded by the coding sequence ATGTCAGGCAAATTCGCTAATCAGGTTGCAGTCGTCACCGGGGCATCCACAGGGATCGGGTTTGCAATTGCGCAAGGTTTGATTGCCGAGGGAGCCAAGCGTGTTTACATCACGGGTCGTTCTGCAGCCACGCTGGAGGCGGCGGTGGCGAAGCTAGGCGACAGAGTCGTAGCGGTCATTTCCGATGTCGCCAGCCAGGCTGATCTCGATAAACTCAAAGCTACAATTGAGGCGCGCGACGATCAGCTGGACTCAGTGTTTGCCAACGCGGGTATTTGCGAAAAGAACCCGCTGGGCGAGACCACCGAGGCGGCTTATTTCAACATGTTCGACATTAACGTGAAGGGGGTTTTTTTTACCGTTCAAACGTTGATGCCATTGTTGAAAAACGGTGCGTCGATCGTGTTGACGGCCTCTATCTGTTCCAGCAATGGGATGGAAGGACTGAGCCTCTACAACGCATCCAAGGCCGCAGTACGGTCCTTCGCCAGGACTTGGGCCAACGAACTCAAAGGTCGCAAGATTCGAGCGAATGTCCTGAGCCCTGGCTTCACCCGCACGCCTCTGATGGATAACGGCTTGAAGATGAGCGAGAGCGACATTGCCGCGCTGCGCCAACACGTCGAGCAGATCACTCCGCTGGGGTATATGGCCCAACCTGAAGAAATCGCCTCGTCGGCGCTGTTCCTTGCATCTGCCGATGCGAAATATGTCAACGGTGTGGAGCTGATGGTCGACGGCGGCCTGTCGCAGATCTGA
- a CDS encoding nuclear transport factor 2 family protein, whose amino-acid sequence MNMEQLTARLDALESRAAIESLINAYANAFDRIDASLLSGIWHEESTLDLPGFGQAGNRDEILAMAQNSWRQMPHMHHWMANPLIDIKGDSAVGTVAADCLFHDIEKGPVQVSGLYHDRFERRDGRWAFLSRRFELHFLTPLKDWVPVAGEEKYAPVEHQSLGKPSDS is encoded by the coding sequence ATGAACATGGAACAACTGACCGCCCGACTGGACGCCCTGGAAAGTCGCGCCGCCATCGAGTCGCTGATAAACGCCTACGCCAATGCCTTCGACCGCATCGACGCCTCGCTCCTGAGCGGTATCTGGCACGAAGAATCAACACTGGATCTACCGGGTTTTGGCCAAGCCGGAAACCGTGACGAAATCCTCGCGATGGCGCAAAACAGCTGGCGCCAGATGCCACATATGCATCACTGGATGGCCAACCCGCTGATCGATATTAAGGGTGACAGCGCGGTGGGTACGGTGGCTGCGGATTGCCTGTTTCACGACATTGAAAAAGGCCCGGTGCAAGTCAGCGGGCTGTACCACGACAGGTTTGAACGTCGGGACGGAAGATGGGCGTTCTTGTCACGTCGTTTTGAACTGCACTTTCTTACACCTTTGAAGGACTGGGTACCCGTTGCTGGCGAAGAAAAGTATGCGCCGGTCGAGCACCAGAGCCTGGGCAAGCCCTCAGACAGTTGA
- a CDS encoding heavy metal sensor histidine kinase: protein MRSRRQPSLTLRSTVAFSMVAMLAVAGAGVYLYQTMKASVLVYSDHAVMGRLEHFRKLLHYELAIEKLRDSPQIFKNMLDSEDDIFIIEEPGQQPVIQVNPLNVTLPELPVIGQDTKLSVSDLRSGVTDSGTMLRAASVVTTSGGREVRLTAAHLMGKEMAMLAAYRERIYLAVALAFLATALLGYLVLRRGLRPLRKMAAHAAAITPERLHSRMDSSDTPVELQQLSDAYNAMLDRLARGYQRLTQFSADLAHEIRTPVGSLMGHCQVALRQRRSEDDYQALIASNLEELERISRIVESILFLARADEAHALVERQQLSLHDESQRIADYFEGLAEERRMTVQITGDGNVLADPLLLRRALSNLVANAVRYAYEGTEIQIRVMETPGGARIEVKNQGPVLSDETVGKLFDRFYRGDASRHQNSDSYGLGLAIVVAIMQLHEGHVRVEQPKPGVICFSLSFPGA from the coding sequence ATGCGGTCCCGACGCCAACCCTCTCTGACCCTGCGATCGACCGTGGCGTTTTCCATGGTAGCGATGCTGGCCGTGGCCGGTGCAGGCGTTTATCTGTATCAGACGATGAAAGCCTCGGTATTGGTGTACAGCGATCATGCGGTCATGGGCCGCCTGGAACATTTTCGCAAGCTGCTGCACTACGAGCTCGCCATCGAAAAGCTGCGCGACAGCCCGCAGATTTTCAAGAACATGCTCGACAGCGAAGACGACATCTTCATCATTGAAGAGCCCGGACAGCAACCGGTAATCCAGGTAAATCCACTGAACGTCACGTTGCCTGAACTGCCCGTGATCGGCCAGGATACAAAGCTGAGCGTCAGTGACCTGCGTAGCGGCGTGACCGACTCGGGAACAATGCTGCGCGCCGCCTCCGTCGTCACGACGTCGGGGGGACGTGAAGTGCGCCTGACCGCCGCGCACCTCATGGGCAAGGAAATGGCTATGCTCGCGGCGTATCGCGAACGTATCTACCTGGCCGTTGCCCTTGCGTTTCTGGCCACCGCGTTGCTGGGTTACCTGGTACTGCGTCGAGGGCTGCGTCCGTTACGCAAGATGGCCGCGCATGCGGCAGCGATAACACCCGAGCGTCTGCACAGCCGTATGGACAGCTCCGATACGCCGGTTGAACTGCAACAGCTGAGTGACGCCTATAACGCGATGCTCGATCGTCTTGCCCGGGGTTATCAACGATTGACGCAATTTTCCGCTGACCTTGCCCATGAAATCCGCACGCCGGTGGGGTCGCTGATGGGGCATTGCCAGGTCGCCCTTCGCCAGCGCCGCAGCGAGGATGACTATCAGGCACTGATCGCTTCGAACCTTGAAGAGCTCGAACGGATCTCGCGCATCGTCGAAAGCATTCTGTTCCTTGCGCGCGCCGATGAAGCGCACGCACTGGTGGAGCGCCAGCAACTATCGCTGCATGACGAATCGCAGCGCATTGCCGACTATTTTGAAGGCTTGGCTGAAGAGCGGCGAATGACCGTACAGATAACAGGCGATGGAAACGTGCTCGCTGACCCTTTGCTGCTGCGCAGAGCCTTGAGCAACCTGGTGGCAAACGCCGTTCGCTATGCCTACGAGGGCACCGAGATTCAGATCCGGGTGATGGAAACCCCCGGCGGAGCCCGCATTGAAGTGAAGAACCAAGGGCCTGTGCTGAGTGATGAAACCGTGGGCAAACTCTTCGACCGCTTTTACCGCGGCGATGCGTCTCGCCACCAGAACTCTGACTCCTACGGCCTTGGCCTCGCCATCGTCGTGGCAATCATGCAACTGCATGAAGGTCACGTGCGTGTCGAACAGCCAAAGCCCGGGGTTATCTGTTTTTCGCTGTCATTCCCTGGAGCTTGA
- a CDS encoding heavy metal response regulator transcription factor, which yields MHILLIEDDTKTGEYLKKGLGESGYNVDWTQHGADGLHMALHTTYDLIVLDVMLPGIDGFQIIELLRARQDVPVLFLTARDQLQDRIRGLELGADDYLVKPFSFTELLLRIRTILRRGVVREADHFHLADLELDLVRRRVTRQQQVIVLTNKEFALLHLFLRRAGDVLSRTQIASEVWDMNFDSDTNVVDVAVKRLRSKVDQPYPIKLIHTIRGIGYVCEVRPCGPDANPL from the coding sequence ATGCATATCCTGCTAATCGAAGATGACACCAAAACAGGTGAGTACCTCAAAAAGGGGCTCGGCGAGTCCGGTTACAACGTCGACTGGACCCAGCACGGCGCCGACGGCCTGCACATGGCCTTGCATACGACCTACGATCTGATCGTGCTGGACGTGATGTTGCCCGGGATTGACGGGTTTCAGATCATCGAGCTTTTGCGCGCCAGACAAGACGTCCCCGTGCTGTTCCTGACCGCGCGCGACCAGTTGCAGGACCGCATTCGCGGCCTGGAACTGGGCGCCGATGACTACTTGGTCAAACCTTTTTCGTTTACTGAACTGCTGTTACGCATCCGCACCATCTTGCGTCGTGGTGTCGTGCGCGAAGCCGACCATTTCCACCTCGCCGACCTCGAGCTGGATCTGGTCCGGCGCCGCGTTACACGCCAGCAGCAGGTGATCGTGCTGACCAACAAGGAGTTCGCCCTGCTGCATCTATTTCTGCGCCGGGCAGGCGATGTGCTGTCCAGGACACAGATCGCTTCGGAAGTCTGGGACATGAATTTTGACAGCGATACCAACGTGGTGGACGTAGCGGTCAAGCGCCTGCGCAGCAAGGTCGATCAGCCCTACCCTATCAAGCTGATCCATACCATTCGCGGTATCGGCTATGTCTGCGAGGTGAGGCCATGCGGTCCCGACGCCAACCCTCTCTGA
- a CDS encoding cytochrome b/b6 domain-containing protein produces MRQKKLHPWPVRLTHWLNAACMVCMFMSGWAIYNASPLFGFRFPVSVTVGGWLGGALAWHFAFMWLLLINGAIYVLYGVVSRHFKRELLPIGLVALKRDFTDALRFRLVHEKGVYNAVQRLMYWMVLAAGALVVISGVAIWKPIQLQELVALLGGYDVARYVHFAAMAVIAAFVVIHLGLVMLVPKTLLPMISGGVRSLDIRRNGHD; encoded by the coding sequence GTGAGACAGAAAAAGCTTCATCCCTGGCCGGTTCGCCTCACCCACTGGCTCAACGCCGCCTGCATGGTCTGCATGTTCATGAGCGGTTGGGCCATTTACAACGCCTCGCCACTGTTCGGCTTCAGGTTTCCAGTGTCGGTAACCGTGGGCGGGTGGTTGGGTGGGGCGCTGGCCTGGCACTTTGCATTCATGTGGCTGCTGCTGATCAACGGCGCAATCTATGTGCTGTATGGCGTCGTCAGTCGCCATTTCAAACGTGAGTTGCTGCCCATTGGGCTTGTCGCATTGAAGCGTGATTTTACGGACGCTTTGCGCTTCCGGCTCGTGCATGAAAAGGGTGTCTATAACGCTGTGCAGCGCCTGATGTACTGGATGGTGCTGGCAGCAGGCGCACTCGTCGTCATTTCGGGTGTGGCGATCTGGAAACCCATTCAACTTCAAGAGCTGGTCGCGCTACTGGGCGGCTATGACGTCGCTCGCTACGTACATTTTGCGGCGATGGCGGTAATTGCTGCATTCGTCGTGATTCATCTTGGGTTGGTAATGCTGGTACCCAAAACCCTGCTGCCAATGATTTCAGGTGGGGTGCGGTCGCTTGATATCAGGAGAAATGGCCATGACTGA
- a CDS encoding molybdopterin-dependent oxidoreductase: MTESRKGTVQRVRLEPAQQLELENIQRRHFLRAGLTVGAMSMLTGCNLQDGDQVDKVLWAMSRWNDRVQAWLFSGQKLAPTFTRAQITTPFPFNAFYGQDDIPEVDLASYSLAVSGRVRDKAPWTLESLRKLPQRSDITRLICVEGWSAIGQWGGVPLKTFLEHIGADTTAKFVGFKCADRYYSSLDMPTALHPQTLLALDYADVALPPEYGYPLRVRVPTKLGFKNPKHVVEIFVSNDNPGGYWEDQGYNWFSGI; the protein is encoded by the coding sequence ATGACTGAATCCAGAAAAGGAACTGTTCAGCGCGTCAGGCTTGAACCTGCGCAACAGCTTGAGTTGGAGAATATCCAGCGCCGGCATTTCCTTCGTGCCGGCTTGACCGTGGGTGCGATGTCGATGCTGACCGGCTGCAACCTGCAGGACGGCGATCAGGTTGACAAGGTCCTTTGGGCCATGTCGCGCTGGAACGATAGGGTCCAGGCATGGCTGTTCAGCGGACAGAAACTGGCGCCGACCTTCACCCGCGCGCAGATCACTACGCCATTTCCGTTCAACGCATTCTATGGCCAGGACGATATCCCTGAAGTGGACCTCGCCAGTTACTCGCTCGCCGTCTCCGGCCGGGTCAGGGACAAGGCTCCATGGACACTCGAAAGCTTGCGCAAACTGCCGCAACGTAGCGATATCACCCGTTTGATCTGTGTTGAAGGTTGGAGCGCCATAGGACAATGGGGAGGTGTACCGCTCAAAACCTTTCTGGAACACATCGGTGCCGATACCACAGCGAAATTCGTCGGTTTCAAATGTGCTGATCGCTATTACTCCAGTCTGGACATGCCGACGGCCTTGCACCCACAGACACTGCTGGCGCTGGATTACGCTGATGTCGCGTTGCCGCCCGAGTACGGCTATCCGCTGCGGGTTCGAGTACCCACCAAATTGGGCTTCAAAAACCCCAAGCATGTTGTCGAGATTTTCGTGAGCAACGACAACCCGGGCGGGTATTGGGAAGACCAGGGATACAACTGGTTCAGCGGGATCTGA
- a CDS encoding RidA family protein codes for MTDRQIIVPDGMRLLCEHAGYAPAVKVGKTLYCAGQVGRTPELSVIEDPEQQFLAAWDNLRLVLEAGGCEFEDVVEMTTYHVDMHRHMPIFRRVKDKVFPRSTCAWTCIGVGELARPGLLVEIKCIAVER; via the coding sequence ATGACTGATCGTCAGATCATTGTTCCAGATGGCATGAGATTGCTCTGCGAGCATGCTGGTTATGCACCAGCTGTAAAGGTAGGAAAGACTCTTTACTGCGCTGGTCAGGTAGGCCGGACGCCGGAATTATCAGTTATCGAAGACCCAGAGCAGCAGTTTTTGGCAGCTTGGGACAATCTCCGGCTCGTCTTGGAAGCCGGCGGGTGCGAATTTGAAGATGTCGTCGAAATGACAACTTATCACGTCGATATGCACCGCCACATGCCAATTTTTAGACGCGTGAAGGATAAAGTCTTTCCTCGGAGTACTTGTGCATGGACATGCATAGGTGTCGGTGAACTGGCTCGCCCCGGCCTTCTCGTGGAGATCAAATGCATCGCCGTAGAGCGATAG
- a CDS encoding AraC family transcriptional regulator has protein sequence MPKSKDPSTARMVQLMGQLAPLEGYNLSPLDDVRFLRSNRPLKRTPVLYEPGIVILCQGQKRGYLGDEIYIYDAQHYLVVSVPVPFTMETDASEAEPMLAVYIRLDFNLAGELIQQVDEVWNIRVAQPMGMYASPMDEPLRQSTLRFLEVMGDCTDTQILGPAMLRELYYRILTGEQGGTLRAAIAQQGQFGKVTRAIHKIHRCYHEHLDVEILAQEAQMSVPNFHLHFRKVTDSSPMQYLKSTRLHQARLLMLRNDLTAAKSAFLVGYESASQFSRDFKRLFGRTPIAEVARMKQAYTLPAPTTPSPFVSSH, from the coding sequence ATGCCGAAATCCAAGGACCCGAGCACTGCGCGTATGGTGCAGTTGATGGGCCAGCTTGCACCGCTGGAGGGTTACAACCTGAGTCCGCTGGATGATGTGCGTTTTCTGCGTTCCAACCGGCCGCTGAAGCGCACCCCGGTTCTATATGAGCCGGGCATCGTCATCCTCTGTCAGGGGCAGAAACGCGGCTATCTGGGTGATGAAATTTACATCTATGACGCCCAGCATTATCTGGTGGTGTCAGTGCCAGTGCCTTTTACAATGGAGACCGACGCTAGCGAGGCGGAGCCAATGCTGGCGGTGTACATACGTCTGGATTTCAATCTGGCCGGCGAGCTGATTCAGCAGGTAGATGAGGTATGGAACATCCGCGTGGCTCAGCCTATGGGTATGTACGCCTCGCCCATGGACGAACCGCTGCGCCAGTCGACCCTGCGTTTTCTGGAAGTCATGGGCGACTGCACCGACACGCAAATCCTCGGACCAGCGATGTTGCGCGAACTCTACTACCGCATTCTCACTGGCGAACAAGGCGGTACCCTACGCGCGGCTATCGCCCAGCAGGGTCAGTTCGGCAAGGTGACGCGCGCCATTCACAAAATCCACCGCTGTTACCACGAGCATCTGGATGTAGAAATCCTCGCCCAGGAAGCGCAGATGAGCGTGCCTAACTTTCATCTGCATTTTCGCAAGGTGACCGATTCCTCGCCTATGCAGTACCTCAAGTCGACGCGGTTGCATCAAGCGCGATTACTGATGCTGCGTAACGACCTGACAGCGGCCAAGTCGGCATTTCTGGTGGGTTATGAAAGTGCTTCGCAATTTAGCCGCGATTTCAAGCGCCTCTTCGGACGCACGCCAATAGCGGAGGTGGCGCGGATGAAGCAGGCTTATACGTTGCCGGCACCGACAACCCCGTCGCCCTTCGTGTCATCACACTGA
- a CDS encoding oxidoreductase: protein MRAEKTIFITGVSSGFGQALAKEALAQGHRVIGTVRSESSLATFQALLPERAHGVVLDVTHFNAIDAVVAAIEGQYGPVDVLVNNAGYGHEGVFEESSLEEMRRQFDVNVFGAVAMTKAFVPFFRQRRAGRILNITSMGGYITMPGIAYYCGSKFALEGISDTLNKELAPFNIFVTAVAPGSFRTDWAGRSMQRTPRSISDYDATFDPVRKAREEKSGLQLGDPQKAARAMMTIITSPNPPAQLLLGSDALALVRDKLQRTAESIEQWEALSCSTDG from the coding sequence ATGCGTGCAGAAAAAACCATTTTTATCACGGGCGTTAGTAGCGGCTTTGGCCAGGCCCTGGCTAAGGAAGCTCTCGCTCAGGGCCATCGAGTGATCGGCACTGTTCGCAGCGAATCCTCTCTGGCAACGTTCCAGGCGCTCTTGCCTGAGAGAGCCCATGGCGTGGTGCTGGACGTTACCCACTTTAATGCCATCGACGCCGTCGTCGCCGCTATTGAGGGTCAGTATGGCCCGGTGGACGTGCTGGTTAACAACGCGGGTTATGGCCACGAAGGGGTTTTCGAGGAGTCGTCGCTGGAGGAAATGCGCCGTCAGTTCGACGTCAATGTATTCGGCGCGGTGGCGATGACCAAGGCGTTTGTGCCCTTTTTTCGCCAGCGGCGGGCGGGACGTATCCTCAATATCACGTCCATGGGTGGCTATATCACCATGCCAGGTATTGCTTACTACTGCGGCAGCAAATTTGCCCTGGAGGGCATCTCTGATACGTTGAACAAAGAGCTTGCGCCCTTCAATATTTTTGTAACGGCCGTGGCGCCGGGGTCTTTCCGAACGGACTGGGCAGGTCGTTCGATGCAGCGTACGCCGCGCAGCATCAGTGACTACGATGCGACTTTCGACCCGGTGCGAAAAGCCCGTGAGGAAAAAAGCGGCCTTCAACTGGGCGACCCGCAGAAAGCCGCACGCGCCATGATGACTATTATCACCAGCCCTAATCCGCCGGCTCAACTGCTGCTGGGCAGCGACGCCCTGGCTCTGGTGCGTGACAAGCTGCAGCGGACGGCGGAGAGTATTGAGCAATGGGAAGCGCTGAGCTGTTCCACGGACGGCTGA
- a CDS encoding MFS transporter has protein sequence MTTDRSTINPRVYALTFTAFVMLSSEFIVAGLLPEIATSLAITIGAASGLVTAFALGMGISAPIIGVLTHRASKRSLLIAACVALVLGNGISAVFSDYYIILIGRVLGGIGVAVFWTNAALAAKSLSQGRNESMAIGRVLVGISIASVVGVPVGKLIADATNWRMAMWMMTALSCVALLTVWIWVRPTEESRQKENLRDALRVAFKPDVSMTLVSSCLMFAGVASVFNFLSTFLEKETGFGEMNVTLILCLYGVADIVSNLILSKRVKDNLEPMFRRVLVTMAMGMCTLSMFGNLTWAVPLAVIIVASSHAGVSLLIGIDVLKRAGNAGQLINAINVSMINLGIGIGAVITGLVIDRVGVNAIGWVGACFISLALCVRWKIERSHEQHGS, from the coding sequence ATGACAACAGACCGCAGCACGATCAACCCAAGGGTCTATGCGCTGACCTTCACTGCATTTGTAATGCTCTCCTCTGAATTTATCGTCGCAGGTTTACTACCTGAAATTGCAACATCGCTGGCCATCACTATTGGCGCGGCGAGTGGGCTGGTGACAGCTTTTGCTTTAGGCATGGGCATCAGCGCGCCAATCATTGGTGTTCTAACACACCGGGCCTCGAAACGATCCCTTCTCATCGCCGCGTGCGTGGCACTTGTTCTCGGGAACGGGATTTCCGCAGTCTTTAGCGACTACTACATCATCCTCATTGGTCGCGTACTAGGAGGAATCGGTGTTGCTGTTTTCTGGACAAATGCCGCTCTGGCCGCGAAGTCACTGTCGCAAGGCCGCAATGAAAGCATGGCGATTGGTAGAGTCTTGGTAGGAATCTCGATCGCATCGGTCGTAGGCGTCCCGGTCGGCAAGCTCATCGCAGACGCTACCAATTGGCGGATGGCGATGTGGATGATGACGGCGCTGAGCTGTGTGGCTTTGCTAACCGTGTGGATTTGGGTGAGGCCTACTGAAGAATCGCGGCAGAAAGAAAACCTGCGCGACGCCCTGCGTGTAGCCTTCAAGCCTGACGTATCAATGACCTTGGTCAGTTCATGCTTAATGTTTGCTGGCGTTGCCTCGGTATTCAACTTCTTGTCTACCTTCCTGGAAAAGGAGACCGGCTTCGGTGAGATGAACGTCACACTGATCCTATGTCTCTACGGCGTCGCAGACATTGTGAGCAATTTGATCCTATCCAAACGTGTGAAGGACAATCTTGAGCCCATGTTCAGACGGGTCTTGGTGACCATGGCCATGGGCATGTGCACCCTGTCAATGTTTGGCAATCTCACATGGGCAGTACCACTCGCCGTCATCATCGTCGCCAGTAGCCACGCTGGTGTCAGCCTGCTTATCGGAATAGACGTGCTGAAAAGGGCTGGGAACGCTGGTCAGTTGATCAACGCCATAAACGTATCAATGATAAATCTAGGCATCGGCATTGGTGCAGTCATTACTGGATTGGTGATAGATCGCGTAGGCGTTAACGCCATAGGTTGGGTTGGCGCATGCTTCATTTCTTTGGCGCTGTGTGTCCGATGGAAAATTGAACGTAGCCACGAACAGCATGGTAGCTGA